GGAACTGGATCAACACCGCCTCCTTCCCGGCCAGCGTGGCGGGTAGTCCGGTGACCACGACCACGGCCATTAACCCGGGCCAGGTCTATGATTACAAGATCGTGGCAGTGAACCCCACGGGCCTCGGACCCGAGTCGAATATCCGCTCCTTCAGTTCCTTGCCCTCGGCCCCGGTCAGCGTGACGGCGGCTTCGGGCATCGGTCCCTCGGCCTTGCAGGTGGACCTCGCCTGGGCCGATCCCAATGAGAGTGCCCAAGGGGTGACGGCTTATACGGTCTATCGGTCCTCCAGCAACGCCTCCACCCTCTCCTATACGGCTTTGGTCACCGTAGGGTCCGGGACCTTCAATTATTCCGACACGACGGTGTCCGATGTGACGCCTTACTATTACTTGATCACGGCGACCAATAACGTGCCCCAGGAATCCTTCAAGTCCACGGTCAATGCCGTGGCGGTGACGGCCTATTACCAACCCAACACGCCGACTTCGCCGGCGGCGGTCCCCGCCACAGGTTCCGTGACCCTGACCTGGACGTCGGCCGTTGCCACCAGCTACCCCGTGTCCTTCTATGCCGTTTCCCGGACCGCCAACGGAGTCACCCTGGCGCCGGTGACGGTGATCAGTCCGGCCACGGTCCTCAATGACAGTGGCCTGACCAATGGGGTGACTTACGCTTATACGATCAGGACGGGGGACAACCAAGGCCACTTGAGCACGGCCACTGCGCCGGTGACAGCCGTTCCCCTGGCTCCGCCCGGAGCCCCCTTGAGTCCCAACGTGTCCGTTGGTGACACCCAGTTGCTCTTGACCTGGAATCCGGCTGTTCCTGGGACGCTTCCCATCGGTGCTTACAATGTTTATTCCGTTACCGCAGGGCCTACCACCACTTATGTGGGGTCCGCCCCCGCAACCCTTAATAGTTATTTGGTTACGGGACTTTCCAACTCAGGGGTTACCTATACCTACGTCGTGAACGCGGTGGACAATTCGGGTGTCACGACAGGGGTCCATGCCGGTAATTTCACGGCATTCTCGGGAAGTCCCGTCTCGGCCAAGGTCAATCCCGCCAGCGATTTGACCCTCCAGGCGGGGAACGCGCAGGTGATCTTGAATTGGACCGATTCGGTGACCATTTCAGGTGCCGCCACGGTCGTTTCTTATAGGATCGTTCAGTCCGTTGGCGGGGCCGCCTTCACGACCATCGGCACACAACTGCCGTCCGGTGCGACCGAGTCGGTCACTGAAACATCCCTGTCCAACGGGGTCAGCTACGCTTATTTCATCGTCGCGGCCTCGGCGACCACGGTGTCGGCCAACAGCGCCACGGTCTTCGGCGTCCCCTCGGCGCCGCCGACGGCCCCGGCCACCTTCCTGGCCGTCGATGGAGTGGACCAGGTTTCCTTGTCCTGGAGTCCCTCGCCCCCCCAAGGGTCCATCACGATCTCGAACTATGTCCTGACCCAGGCGGTCTTGCCGGGGGCTCCTTCGGCCTTGGCGACCTTGGGAGGCGCTGTCACGACCTATGTGGACAATAACGCATCCAATGATGGCCAGACTGTGGTTTACGCAGTTGCGGCGGTCAATTCGAACGGCACCTTGGGGGCTTTCTCCGCTCCAGTGACCGGGTTTCCCTATCAAGCTTTTGCGCCGACCGTCACCAGCCACTTGTCCTCCTCCACGGGGGTGACCTTGAACTTTACCCCGGCCGGGTCGCCTTCTTGGCCTGTGACCGAATTCGATATCCTGAGGACCGTTGTTTCCACGGGGGTTTCCGTCCTGATCCCCGGCGGGCCGAGCTCACCGGTGACCGATACGACGGGCGTCTTGGGGACCCTTTATAGCTACAGTGTGGTCGCTCTGGACAATAAGGGGCACATGAGCGCCGCCTCCAACGCCGTTACCGACGGTATTTCCAACCCGCCTACCGCTCCCGCGACCATCCTGCTCACGGCCGGGAGCCAGGAAGTTCTCATCGACTGGCCCGCTTCCGCTGCTGTGTCGGGCTCTCTGCCTGTTTCCTTCTATATTTTGGACGTCAACGGGACCCCCGTGACCCTTCCTGCCAGCCAGACCTGGTACCTGGACAGTGGGCTTACGGACCCTGCGACGGTTACGGTTTCCCTGACCGTCATAGATGCCAGCGGTCAGCAGTCGGCGGACCACAGCGTGACCCTAGCCGGGGCCGCCCCGGCCATCACAGACCCGAACAACATCAATCCGCCTACGGGGCTTACCGCCACGGCTCTGAGCACTTCCAGCGTTCAATTGGTCTGGACGGTCCCCAACGACCTGGGTTATCCGGTGACCGCCTTCAATGTCTACCGGTCAAGTTCCTTCCAGACCACCTTTGGATCGCCCCTGACCCAGGTGGCCAGTCCGCCCAGCGCCTTGGGTCCCGTGACGACTTTCACCGACGCAGGGTTGGCTCCCAGTACCACTTATTACTATGTGGTCCAGGCCGTTTATGGATTGGTCCCGTCGGGAGCGGCCTCAAATACGAGCCCCAATTCGAACCATGCTTCCGTCACGACCAATACGCCCGCGTCGGGACCACCGCCGGTCACGACCGGTGTGATGGCTTTCGACGCCAACGTGGTCCTGCCCAACACCGGGCAGACCTTGGGGATCTACTTCATCGCGCCCCAAAGCGGGCCCGTCGAATTGGATATCTATAATATTTCGGGCAATCCCATCCGGGCCCTTTACGCCACCGCCGTGGCCGGGACCCAGGTGAACCTAAGCTGGGATGCGAAGGACCGTAATGGCCGAACGGTCGCTTCCGGCCTTTACCTCATCGAGATCAAGGGCCCGGGCATCCACCTGGTACGGAAAGTGATCGTGGTGAAGTGATGATGAACCACCAAACCGCCAAGCCGCCCAGAAAGGCGATATCCCGGGGGATGGATACGATCTCGGATCTAGTCGCGAACCAAGGAACGGTTGTTTTGTCCGTAAAACGGAAAGATCCTTTCTTCCGGTCCTTTTTCATGAAAGTCGTTCTTGGCGCCTTGGCGTCTTGGCGGTTGATGGTCGTTGATGCCTCCGCCCAGAACCTCACCAGCGGTGCCGATTTCCTCAAGATCGATTCGGGCGCCCGCAGCCAGGGCATGGGCGGCGCCTTCACGGCGGTCGCCGACGACGTGAACGCGCTCACGTGGAACCCGGCCGGCCTCGCCCTCCTTAAACAGCCCGAAGTGGGCTATCTGCGCATGATCTACCTGAGCGATATCGGTTATAACTTCGGCGGGGTGGCTTTCCCCATCCAGGCAGGGGAGGACACACTCGGGTTGGGCGCGGCGGTGGTGAACCTGGGTTCCCCCAGCTTCGACAGTACCCTGGGCCTGGCGCCGGCGGTCTCGGCGGGGGACAACGCCTTCTCCCTTTCCGCGGCCTACCGGGTGAAGGACATCGTGGCCTTCGGGTTGACGGGCAAGTTCATCCTACGCAACCTGGCGGGTTACAACGCCAGCGCTTTCGGGGGCGACCTGGGCGTCCTGATCTCCCCCATTCCGCAGTTCCATATCGGCCTCGGGCTCTTCAACCTAGGGACCCAGGTTGAGTTCATTTCCGAGGGGGACCCTTTGCCCCTGACCGGCCGTTTGGGGCTCGCCTACAAGGTGTTGGACGAGCCGCACGACAGCTTGACCCTGGCATTGGACAATGCCTATGACCTGAACGCCTCGATGTATTCGGGTTCGGTGGGAGCCGAGTTCTGGCTGGAGAACGTCTTCGCCCTTCGGGCGGGCTACACCGGCGATGCCTACCAACAGCATTGGACGGCGGGGACCGGCTTCAGCCTGGACGCCTTCGAGGTGGATTACGCCTACGCGCCCTTGGGCACGGTGGGGGACAGCCATCGCATTTCCCTCATCGTGCGGTTCGGGGCCGAGGGGGAAAATCTGGCGGCGCCCTTGGGGGCCACGGCCAATCCCGGGGACGGGTTCGTTTCCCTCAACTGGAAACCCGCCCCGTCCGGATCGATCTCGGGTTACAACATCTATGTGCGCAAGCCCAACGCCACGAGCCTGGTGCGCGTGACCAAGCATCCCTTGAGCGCCTCGGAGACCAGTGTCAAATTGAGCCATTTGACCAATGGCGAGACCTATACCTTCGGGCTGGCTTCGGTGAGCCCGGCGGGCCGCGAAAGCGGCCTGATCACCCTTTCGGCCATGCCCCAGGCCTCCATCGCCTCGGCGGTCTCCACCCCGCCCCCGGCCGCCCAGCTTTCGGCCCCAACGGGCCTGAAGGCGGTCCTGAACCAGGTCGGGTTCGATATTGTCTGGGATCGGGCCCTCTCCAGCGAAGTGGCCGGCTACAACCTTTACTTGGCCGATGCCGAGGGCAAACCCGGGAAAAAGTTGAACCCCCAATTGATGGTGGACCCCAAGGTCACCCTCAAGAAGGTCGACCCGGACAAGACTTATCGGTTCCTGGTGACCGCCCAGGGCCAAGCGGGCAACGAGAGCCCCGCGGCTCTCCTGACCGTCCTCTATAGCGACCTGAAGAAAGCCGCCGAAGCGGCCGCCTTGCCGCCACCGCCCGCCCATCTGATCCTGGAGCCGAAGGGCGCCAAGGTGCGCTTGAGCTGGGATAGTGCCGGGGAAGGGATCCAATACAAGGTCTATGTCTCGAAGGACGGGAAGGAATTCCGCCTCCTGACCTCCAAACCCGTGGAAGGCACCTCCGCCACCTTGGGGCCCTTGAAAGCGGGGCAGTCCTATACCTTTGGGGTGACCTCCGTGAAGGCCGACGGCAAGGAAAGCGAAAAGGTCGTCCAGACCAATTCCGCCAATCCCTGACCGGGGTTCTCTCCCCGCAGAACGAGGTGCCCCTTGAGCCCTGAACCTTCCCAAGACCTATCCCAGAAGAAATGTGTCCCTTGCGAGGGCGGCATGAAGCCCCTGAACCGGGTGATGGTGGAGGGTTACCTGGCCCAATCGCCGGGCTGGGAAAAGGCGGGGGATAAGGAAGAGATCGCCAAGACCTTCAAGTTCAACAATTTCCACGAGACCATGGCCTTCGTGAACGCGGTGGCCTTCATCGCCCATCGGGAGGACCACCACCCAGACCTGGAGGTCTCCTATAAGCAGTGCCGGGTGCGCTACAGCACCCACGCCATCCAGGGTCTTTCCGAGAACGACTTCATCTGCGCGGCCAAGATCGAAAAGCTCCTCGAAAAATAAGCCGCGATTTTCCCTTATTTCTTCCGCTTCTTGGCCCCGGCTTGGGACCTGCTTGTGCCGCCTCGGGTGCCCATGAAGGCCTTGGCCACCTGCAGGAAGGTGGGGATGAGCGACACGAAGATGATCACCAAGATCACCAGCTCGAAATGCTTCTGGAAGAATTCCAGGTTCCCCAAGAGATAACCCGCGCCCAGGCAGATGGTGGTCCAAAGCAGGACCCCGATGAGGTTGTAGCGGAAGAACTTGGCGTAGGTCATGTGCCCGATACCCGCTACGAAAGGCGCGAAGGTGCGGAAGATGGG
This bacterium DNA region includes the following protein-coding sequences:
- a CDS encoding PorV/PorQ family protein, giving the protein MKVVLGALASWRLMVVDASAQNLTSGADFLKIDSGARSQGMGGAFTAVADDVNALTWNPAGLALLKQPEVGYLRMIYLSDIGYNFGGVAFPIQAGEDTLGLGAAVVNLGSPSFDSTLGLAPAVSAGDNAFSLSAAYRVKDIVAFGLTGKFILRNLAGYNASAFGGDLGVLISPIPQFHIGLGLFNLGTQVEFISEGDPLPLTGRLGLAYKVLDEPHDSLTLALDNAYDLNASMYSGSVGAEFWLENVFALRAGYTGDAYQQHWTAGTGFSLDAFEVDYAYAPLGTVGDSHRISLIVRFGAEGENLAAPLGATANPGDGFVSLNWKPAPSGSISGYNIYVRKPNATSLVRVTKHPLSASETSVKLSHLTNGETYTFGLASVSPAGRESGLITLSAMPQASIASAVSTPPPAAQLSAPTGLKAVLNQVGFDIVWDRALSSEVAGYNLYLADAEGKPGKKLNPQLMVDPKVTLKKVDPDKTYRFLVTAQGQAGNESPAALLTVLYSDLKKAAEAAALPPPPAHLILEPKGAKVRLSWDSAGEGIQYKVYVSKDGKEFRLLTSKPVEGTSATLGPLKAGQSYTFGVTSVKADGKESEKVVQTNSANP
- a CDS encoding 4a-hydroxytetrahydrobiopterin dehydratase, translating into MSPEPSQDLSQKKCVPCEGGMKPLNRVMVEGYLAQSPGWEKAGDKEEIAKTFKFNNFHETMAFVNAVAFIAHREDHHPDLEVSYKQCRVRYSTHAIQGLSENDFICAAKIEKLLEK